In the Flavobacteriales bacterium genome, CGGACGGCAACGAATGAATTGACCGCGGTGGAGGCGAAGGCCGCCGCCCAGCGCATCGCCTTCGGGCCCATGGTCTTCCAGGCCTGCTGGATCATGCAGCGGAAAGAGCTGTTCGATGCCCTGGCCCAGGCCGGCACCAAGGGCCTCTCGCGGGAGGAGCTCGCGAAGGCCTCCGGCCTGTCGCCCTATGCGGTGATGGTGCTCACGGACATGGCCCTCACGGCCGATGTGCTGGCGGAGAAGAACGGCCGGATGGTGCTGACGAAGACCGGGGTGATGCTGGCCTTCGACGACATGACGAAGGTGAACATGGACTTCACCGGCGACGTGTGCTTTGCCGGGCTGGCCCATCTGGAAGAGGCGCTCGTGGAGAGCCGTCCGGCCGGGCTGAAGGTCTTCGGCGACTGGCCCACCGTGTACCAGGGCCTGGCCCACCTGCCGCAGCATGTGCGCAGCAGCTGGTTCCACTTCGATCACTACTACAGCGACCATTCGTTCCCGCCTGCGCTGGAGATCGTGTTCCGCGACCACCCTAAGGTGGTGATGGACGTGGGCGGCAACACGGGGAAGTGGGCCTTGAGCTGCCTGCGCCACGATGCGAACGTGCGCATGATGGTGGTGGACCTGCCCGGTCAGCTGCGCGAAGTGGAACGCAACGTGAAGGCCGCCGGCTTCGGCGACCGCCTCACCACGGTGGCCGCCGACATGCTGGACCCCACCAGCAAGCTTCCGGAAGGTGCGGACGCGATCTGGATGAGCCAGTTCCTG is a window encoding:
- a CDS encoding class I SAM-dependent methyltransferase, with the protein product MTAVEAKAAAQRIAFGPMVFQACWIMQRKELFDALAQAGTKGLSREELAKASGLSPYAVMVLTDMALTADVLAEKNGRMVLTKTGVMLAFDDMTKVNMDFTGDVCFAGLAHLEEALVESRPAGLKVFGDWPTVYQGLAHLPQHVRSSWFHFDHYYSDHSFPPALEIVFRDHPKVVMDVGGNTGKWALSCLRHDANVRMMVVDLPGQLREVERNVKAAGFGDRLTTVAADMLDPTSKLPEGADAIWMSQFLDCFGEDEIVAILRKARAVMRPGMPLYIMETFIDRQRFEAASFSLAATSLYFTAIANGNSRMYRAEHFAPLVAAAGLRVVKEHDDVGQGHSIWRCELP